A single region of the Xenopus laevis strain J_2021 chromosome 4L, Xenopus_laevis_v10.1, whole genome shotgun sequence genome encodes:
- the cmc2.L gene encoding uncharacterized protein LOC100101291 produces the protein MHPDLSSHLHTEECNVAINLLKQCHNENRFLKYLGQCNEFDREMRKCLKKEYEDKRAKSRAKSDHMKQRLLNAEKQADN, from the exons ATGCATCCAGACTTGTCATCACACCTGCACACAGAGGAATGCAACGTGGCAATAAACCTTCTGAAGCAGTGTCACAACGAG AATCGCTTTCTGAAGTATCTTGGTCAGTGTAATGAATTTGATCGAGAGATGCGGAAGTGTTTGAAGAAAGAG TATGAGGACAAAAGAGCTAAAAGCCGTGCCAAATCGGATCACATGAAACAGAGGCTCCTAAATGCTGAGAAACAAGCTGACAATTGA